The genome window tcAAGAAAGGATCCGattgttgttcttttctttttttcataaagGTTCAAGGAAATATAAGACTGTtgctactttgttttaataaactttTGAGAAAAGGCCCAACTGTCGCTACTCTGTTTTAAAACGGATTAAGAAAAAGATATTGTTGTGacttaattacaataaatgttccaaatagggctgcacgatattggaaaaacatGTGAGCTGGCATACGGGTGTTGAATGTTCCTCCCCTCACCGATGGTCACGGGAcacaaagaacaagatcgcagaTGCAAGCggcccaaatgagtttcctccacgcGGTGTCCGTGCTCTCCCTTAAAGGacgggcgagaagctcggtcatccgggaggggctcagagtcgagccgctgctcctccgcatcgagcgGAGCCGGACGAGGCGGCTCGGGCGTCTGCTTAGGATGCACCCGGACGCCttcccggtgaggtgttccgggcacgtctcccggccggcccgggaacgcctcgggatcgagctggacgaagtggccggggagaggcttaagctgctgcccccgccacccgaccccggagaagcggtagaaaatgttcaaataatcCTTCAAGATCAAATAGCTACTACTTTGTATTAATTAACGCGAGCAAGTCTCCAAATTTTGTTCAACTCCAAACTTGAACACTTTTGGGGACATTCCCAGTGCTGTGGAGGCCATTAGAAAACGATGTTTGCTATAACAACAGGTGCATAAATAATATTGAATTGGAACCCGCATAGCAGCTGAAGCATTTACATGCAGATGAAGAACATCCAAATACTGCAGTTGCATCTTCAACGCTATATAGCAAGTTACATCTGGACCCTTGCTGCCAGGAAGTAGACGGTGACACCACTTTTGGAAGAAGCATTCCACCCATTGAAGATCCAGCAAAgatacatttgaaacatttgcttcgaccacacacacacacacacacacacacaaacaaaagaaagagcTTTGGTTCGAGAAGCTCGCAGCTAGGCGAGGCAGTCAGCAGACGAGAGAAGGCGAGCCGGCCGGGAGCGACTGACCGCCGGCCACGGAGCGAGCGAAAGCCGCCCGGGAGCGGCCACTGACGCCCCCGCCTGGTTTCCAGTTCCCCCacagaaaaggaaagaaaaagcgCTTTTCTTACCTCGTCCCGCTGAACATTGTCGCCCGCGAGCTCACCGGTGGGTCGAACAAGTGAAGCAGACTCGAGCAGGCGGCGAGGTGTTCGTTCCCAAGCGTTGCAGCGGCCGCCCGCCCGCTCGTTCCGCCGTGACGTCATCCAGGTCCTCCGATCGCAGATGCGCATGCGCCGATCATGAGGAAGCAGAAAGTAAACAGTTCACTCGGCGGTCACGTGGAATTCCAAAGGCCACATTCCCACATTCCTTCATTCCTCGACATCTTCGTCGCTCTTTACAGTGGCGGGTTGCTACCGGTTTTCTTTTGGGGGAAATCTACATTACCTAAATACCTAAAACGATATATACTATACGACTACTATATAGAATTTTGTTTTAACGCAACTTTAGAGAGCACGAtcgaacataaaacaaaatacagatacaagAAATAAACTATTAATAATTGTAAGAATAACCGTAAAATAATTAGACGAGAGATCCCTTCACATTGATTTTCTTATCCTTttgtcatgtttattttgtaatattcaccTACAGTATTTTTAATAGTATACATTTCATTctgtatttatatttcaaaagggtatttttttaaattacttttttaattgaaaaggtAGCTGATGTGTATATTTAAGATATTGAAATTGTGGCAGTCAAAACtgaaaatggggggaaaaaatattaaaatattacaattggTTAATGCTGCTAAAAATGGAGACCACTGACCACAACGAAAATATCAGAGCCTCTGATTTTGCCATGTATACCGTCAGTATACATTTAGGTAaccatttttattgtattcctATAAACTAATGCCAATACAGGCTACCTCCCAAATTCCAATCTGAAATTGAAACATCGAGAGCATTTATTtggtctcccccccccccccccgcccccgccaaAAAAGGTTGTGTTTCTGGGTCTTACATTTTTCCAGAGAAATTAGATttataatttagattttttacgTTTTAGTCTTGTATCATCATATTTAAGCGTCTCTATACTTGGGTTTTAAACAATAATTGTCCATTTAATTATATGCTACAAGCTATAAGTGATTTGTATATTTACCATTACTTACATCATTGGGCTTAAAAATGGTCAGTAAAGTAGTAAACGTGCAACGAGACTCAATTTTCGTTGCACAAAATGTCTTCATTGATACTTGTGTGTCCTCTTGTGGTAAATAAATGAACTGTAAGATGTTGGCGCGCCACAAAATCCACAATTGAGTCATGCCAGAGCTTCACTTTTATTGTTCACATGTAcagattttgtatttgtgtggagTACAGCATTAATGCGAGAAAGCCCCCGTCGTCCGTACAGCAAACAAACAATCGCGCTATGTACAGCTTTTGAATCCAAGACGACGAAGCCCTGGGCCACTCGCACGCTGGAGGATGAAAACACACTGCGGAGTTTCAGATAAAACACATGTACGAAAACGTACACGCACGGGAAGGTCATACGTGAACGGAGGAGAGTCTCTCATTAAAAAGCCACGATATCGGCTTCTTACTATTTCTGgacatgttttgctttgtcgCTCTTTTGACTTTTGCTGCGCATAAAAATCGGAACACGACGGAGTCATCGGCAGCACCGTGTTGGTCCTGAGATTGAAAAGCTCGTCACGGCCACTGTGAGAACACGACTCGCAAGTGAGGTCGACAAAAGCGTCTCGAAACGAGGTGTCTGGATTCCtttaaatgaatagaaaatgctGCAATGAAGATCAGTCATGCCAAATTTGATTTCCAAATCAACTCAACCGTGTTCCATGAGGACTAAACGCTCGAAAGGGCGCCCGCCATATGGCCCGTGCGCCAAAAGGTTGCCCAGCCCTCATTTCGAGCGGGATTACGAAGTGTGACATGGGACAGTCGGTCCGATCAAGTCACAAAAGGTTCGGGATATCGATTGGGCTTTGGGATCAAATTTTAGGAATCGCTTAAAAGGTGAAAtgaatttgaccttctctaaactttccAACAGTACATTTTGCACAAGTTGACCTCcgcttctatgcctttctgtgaacTTTCTGTGTAGCAGCGTTCATCATTTTACAGCGCCTACTAAAGGAAACAAATTGCGTCTACTTTTAAGTTTCTTTCCATTTTGGCAGGAACTCTTTACCAAAATTGGATTTGCCTTCACTTTTAACAgatattacaaacatttttctgttaccaaatctcttaaaaatttcaaaatatactAGTTGGATACTGCAATATTTGCTTGCAAAAATTTTCTTTGTATTCAATTTGTTGCTAACAATATACAGGATGTAATAGTCAAATGCAGGAGCAATTGTCTCAGTTTTAGGGCAGGAACCTCatttgtccaaatatggtcatctCCCCCCACCTTGGCTGTTACTTTGACagattattaaccaatttaaagtgctgaaaacagcttgagaacaaatctagtTGCGCTCCACTTGCCTCTTCGCTCACTCTGCGGCATTacgtcgcctcaagattgtacgtctggattttgtgtttttaaacaaagcGCTTCAGAGGAGAAGAAACTGGTCAGCCACAAAGTTAAGTGCATGCAGATTAATTAGCGCCTATTAAACTGCCTAGTCATCTTATGGTTTTAATGACTGCAACATTCATGGCTGTCAGACCTTTGAGAAAgcgtttgggaagatgacttaACCACAAAGaatatcctgaaatttcaccccaaatGCCCAATATCCTTAACATTTTGTACAAAGTGTAACATTTGCTCCTTTATTCCAAAGTGTTGGGTAACATAattagtcttgttttttttacagcacacCCACACAGTTTTAAAACACAGAAACTATCCATTGCAATTTTGGGTGGttggaaacacaaacaaagcataCATTTGGGTTCGTTCTTCTCAAGTGGgatttataaaagaaaaaaaataattttaagatGCAATTAAATGTCATATCAGCAACATGGCCATGCTGCTCCGTAGACTCGTAGTCACCACACAAGGAGAGAAAAGATGGCTGAGGAAGAAAGAAGAAATACTGCGACAAGGGTTACCTTCAAGAGCTGCACTGCGTAGCCGACGGGGTAACGTAGAGTGACGGCTTCCAAGTGACCGCCGGGATTTGCTGCATTTGGAGTGCTTGTCTATCAccgtgtctgtgtgcgtgcattgaaataaatggcaaCAACGCCAGGGAAGAAAATGGCCACTAGGAGATCAACGAGGCTCAGCATTTGTTCTCTGCTCTTTGTTTCAAGATTGGGACGTCACGCCAAGGTGCGCTGGCGAGGTTTGATCCGAGGGtacagctgcaaaaaaaaaaacaaaaacaaaaaaaagtgtcgaTGTGAATTCTTTTAAAGGGACAAGAAGCGTTCAAAATtcgggctgggcgatatggcctttTTAAATTTCTCCCACCAAAATCTCACTTCCCACATTGGAAAAACTCAAATTCTCATTCTAGCCATAGCTAATCTGATTATACTTACAATAAGACTCCTCGCCtaaaaagtcatttgttttgAGCCAATTTTACTTGAAATGAGGAggacaaaaacaagttttttctTCTTATGACAATGGCAGAGTTCCCAACTTATTGGGCTAAATCCCTGCTTTTTTTGCACCGTCTTTGGCAACTGGCCGCACGTTTGCCATCCACCGAGCTCCTTTCTTGTCGTCCACAAAACATTGTGAAAAGACTGGGCTCATGGTGTCGGTTTCTTAGCAGTCATTTAAGTCGCTAGTTGCTTTTCTTGAAAATAGTCGCTACAGGGGTCGGAAAAGCCGCTTAATATAGCAGTCAAGCTGCAACAGTGACAAAATTAATTCTAAATAAATCACCCTGACAAAATTTGCCCGAATCattcaaatggaaaaatggGCCAGTTGCAAGTGAAAGTATGAACGTCGGTACCCCAAGCAGGTTGCGAGGCACGTAGCCCTCGGTGTCCTCCAGCTGCGCCCACCACCACTCCGTCTCGCTGTCATCCTGCCGCCGCAGGACGGTGACGGCGTCCCCCTCCCCGAAGGACAGCTCGTCCTGGTTCTGAGCCTCGTAGTTCCACAGGGCGTAGACCGTGCCCTTGTTCATGATGCCCATCTTTTCCTGAACGCCTACACCGGAAAGCGAAAAGAACAACGGACGTTAGCTAATAGAggggacacaaaaaaaagggagcCATTCAGGTACTGCTATGCCCTGgcacgtgggcaaggagagccgcagTCGCCGACGCACTTTCGGCAGTTTGCTGAACGGCTCCAACAGtcaaagaaacaaatacaaaatgagaacactcgcaaggagctgctgtaggccacgtTCATATCCTGAAACTCGCACTGAAATAACCGGCCAACCGGATTCCAGATCACGTCTCTCACTAGGcaacgccccttaaaggcacacatccaatacacaaatactacagtatatcaaataTAAAATCGCAATATTAGTTACCGTATAGGAACTGGGAGCACTGGATGTAGCCCTCCTCCATCTCCTCGCACTTATCTGCAGCCGTCTCCACGTCGCTGATGGTGCTGGCGAAGATGGCGGCCCCCGACTCCACCAACAACTTGCACAGGTGGACGCTGTTGCATGAGGCGGCGCAGTGGAGCGGAGTCCTGCTCGCACAAACATTCGTCAACGCATTAAAGTGATATTAGATCGTGTGCGTGCGCTGACCATCCGTCGCTGTCGGCCGCATTGACGTTGACGCCGAAATCCAGCAGGAACTTGACAATGTGGTGGTGTCCGGCGCATACGGCGTTATGCAGCGGGGTGATGCCCTCGTCGTTGGCCGTGCTGGGATTCTCCACCTGGAACAGAGGAGGACTCAGTAAAATTGAAGCGGTTATCCATAACGCAATGACGGGGTTCGTCAACGCACCTCATAGATGATCCTCTGGACCAGGTCAAACTCCCCCTCCAATGAGGCGTCCAGCAGGAGAGCCAGAGGGTTGAACTTCACCCGGAAGCCGTGGCCGGTGCGCTCAGACTCTGGTTTCTTCAGGTTTGTGCGCTTGGGGAAGCAGAAACAAGCattctcagttgttgttgttcggGGGGAGAAGAGTTTTAATGTAGAAGAGATCTTGCGCTTTCCGAGTACAGAGCCCTGTGGAACACCACCAGTATTCATCTACAGGGGAGTACAGGAGTTCCCTTCCCAAGGCGCCAACGAAACCCAAATCTGTACGTGACGCCGTATGCTTGCGAAAACTAGTTCATTACGCACCATTTGTAACTTCAAAACGTTTACAACAGTCCCGACGACTGTTGTCAACCAAGGACCCCCATTCTCGATCGATTTATGGTTGTGTAGAGAAAACGAGTTGTATTCTGCAGGTCTCAGTACTTGATTGAGCCTTCTGGAACACCACAAGTTTGCTACTGTGACAGCAACTAATTATGACATTTATGTATAGTGTAAAAATCTCCGGACCTACTGCAGAGCCTTGGGGAATACCTCCAGTAACTATCAAAAGGAGGGCCTTGGTAAACCCATTCCTACACGTTAAGAATTTGTACATAAGTCAGGATGCGCCGTAATCTATCACTGACACAGTACTTAAGTCacacagtaaatatttgaatgaaaaatctTTTTAGGCTTTGTGCGCCATCCATCACCCCGACaccaaggaccccctgtattTAGTCTGTCTTATTCCTAATATTTATTAGCAGGAGATAATGACCGAGCGGTGaatagcgaaaaaaaaaaaaaaaaaaacacttgtaacTGAGGCCCCGCACCTAGATTGttttgcctatattaatagttttaaCTAACTATACCGCAGACTAGACAATTAATTAAGAATtggctgattttattttatttatttttttttttttttaaacgcaccCAAAGTGGGCGTGTACATTCATATGCGGTGGAGACTCTTGTAATTTCTTCgcttaacaacccaggctaaaattAGCTcgtctctcagtcaagatgcatcacttcaacatagttccttgacaccaatctACTACTTTCCTTATTAGACAgagctttgctgccatcttgcagCATCTTAGGGTGTTTTAGGAAgagcacaacaaagacaaataggtgaatttgcgaataGCGGACTGCAAACATGAGAGGCATTACggtattttcaaatattttgtcagaTTTTTGTCCATTGTTTTTCCACCGCATATTTTTGAGGCCCTCCACCTAGTTCTGCGTATGCACGACTCACCGATGGTTGGGTCAGCACGATACCGCTCTCCTCCGGAGACGTAACCTCTAGCACAGGGCTGGGCAGCAAAGCCTCGGCACTTTCCAAATTGTTGttggcgtcgtcgtcgtcgtcctcttcTTCTGGTCCTTCTTCTTCAGCAGGGTCCAAAAGTCCTTCAGGGGGCGGAGGCAGCGGCTGGTTGTCGTTGGGGTCGATAGATGAAGCCTCCGAGCCCAGCTCCTCCGCctcgggcggcggcggcggcggtggggcGTCAGAAGGAAGGTTGCCGTTGTCCGTGTCTGCGGCCCGGTCGCAGCCCAGAAAGGCTGGAGGATTTGCCGGCTGATAAAAGGGCGTTCCGTCGCCTGCCCCGTTGCCGCCCCCCGATCCGACGCTTCCTTCGATGCCCCCTGCCAGAGTGTTGAATCTCTGGTAGAGAAGTTTCTGGATGTTAGGTCCGCTGGGGCCCTCTGGTTCCGTGATGGAGCTGCGCTTCTTCAGGGGCCTCGGAGCGTTGGCCAGCTTTTTGCGGAGCACCTCGAGGTCGGCGTCGCTTTGGTAGCGCATTGGGGAGTGTACCATGGGTGTGAGCTTGGTGGGGCTGAGCGGTCGGGGGATGTTCTCCACGCTGGGGGGAGGAGCAGACGGCTCCGCGTGGCGTAGCCCCTCGTGATCCTCCGCGTCGCCGTCCGGCGTATCCTCGCCGCTGCCGGCAGGACCCTGGAGCAACGGGAAGGCCCCTCCGGCCGGGACGAAAGGCAGAGGCGAGGGGGGTGTTGAGTTGGGAGGGAGGACAGGCTTCCCATAGACTGGAGACAAAGTGTGGAGAGTTCAACAAAATCTGTTAGCATCcatacacttcctttttttggggCAGCGGTGTCAAACCCATTtatgtcacaggccacatcgtagttacgcTTTCCCTCAGTgcgccgttatgactgtgaaaaccgCGTCAATGTAGACTGGCCCCATCTATTACAaaagagaaggtccccaactaaagTCCATTCATAGACAGAGCAGCGGGAATATACATTTTCTGCATTGTTGTATACGGTGTTTATAGGTGTTGCTGCTTTGCGTGTGTGAaaatagcagttgtttgaaggtttagaattaccgtaacatctatgctaatttccattagcccatctaGGGAAGTTTGCATTAGATGTTCGCAATAAGATAGTAGATTATACGGAATTATATGTTTGGTGCTAGTTTCCTGAAAGTGATGATGTACGATACTTCCCCATTTCTCAACAGCAAGGTGCGACGGAACccttgaaaatatgttttgtaaTAAGTAGCTTAcgtttgtttaaaacaaacacttatATGCGGTCTCTCTGTATTGCTGATTTTCACCTATCACGGATGCGTCTGGAATGTACTCCCCGTGATAAACGACtagaaataaaaagtcaagaaTGATGTAGTAGTCAAACAATGACAACATGGCACATGATAAAGCCCAAATTCTTAAAATATAGTAACTATATCttcctttgtttaaccaggtaaggcaattgagaacagtttctcacTTACAATGCCGACCTGGAGTCAATTTAAGGTTCagcgtcttgcccaaggacactttgacagcgGAAAGTcttgagccgagattcaaacgcCAACCGGCTCCACCTACTGACCTACAGCCGCCCCTCATTGGCCCCCCATGGACGGACGAGGGAAGGGAAATTGCGCCCAAGTCCAGTCGGTTCAAATGGCCTAATCTGAGGAAGCATCTCTTACCTGCTTTGAGAGCAGGTTTGAGTGGCTGACTCTTTGGCGCCGCCTGCTGGAGGTACATATGATAGATGGAGCTGGAGTTCATGGTGGCCGGGCCCTTCCGGGGCGACTGGGGCCGCGACCCCCTGTCCGGGATGAAGGGGCGCACCGCCGCGGCCGGCGGGGGGTCCGCCCGCTCGCACGCACCGGGCGGGAAGAGCGGCGCGTGGTGCTGGAAGGTGGGACTCGGCGGCACCGAGATCCGCTGCTGGATCTGCTGCGAGGAAGAGCCGGTGGCGGGTGGCGCGCGGGGCCAAGCGGGCGCAGGGGGGTTCGGTAGCTGCCGAGGCGGGGGCGGCGCGTCCTTGCGGCGCTCCAAGGAGCTGGCCGAGTTGGCCGAAGAGAGGTGCGAGCCGTACGGCGGCGGTTGCGGTTTGGAAATGGAAGGGGACGACACGGCCATTTTGGAGTCAGGCACCTGTGAGAATACAATTAGAAGTCGTCACTGTGATGTCACACTGGGAGCTGGGAAACAAGCTGGCGCTCATCCTTGTACACGGAAGCACACTGACCTTTTCTGTACTTGAAGCAGCAGGGGGGCCGGAAGGGGGGGTCTTAGCCTGCGAATCCGAGTCTCTTCTCTCAGGAGGCTTGAGGGACGCGCCCGTCTTACCCACAGGGGGCCAACCGGCGTCGCTGGCTAAAGCACAATAAGCAAGACACAGTCGAAGTCAACAGCTGAGGGGGAAAGTTTACAGTTGTAATGACAAAAGGGCCACTAGAGGGCGACCTAAATGGCACTTGAAACTAGAAATATATTCAGTTGGTTAATAATTAAAGCCATAAAAGCAATAGGAATTCATATAGCAATACTAAAAAGTTTATCGCAAAATTAATGAGAATTTCAATATTTCACCAAGATGCCagtattttgttacattttgtgCAAGTGAGGCAACTTCAATAAGAATGGGCTTAAATCAAAATGGGaatcaaatgaataaaacaaaatacagtaaataaaatacacgtaaaacaaaaataaaggaacaaGAACATAGAAATAaaggaaataaaataagatatGAGTAAAATTAAGTCTGTTGAActtaaagaaaatacaaacaaaataaagaaaatacaaaagaggAAGTAAAATACAAAGAGATAAAATAGatacaattaaacaaaaaggaaggaaataaaaggagaatgcaaataaatgaataactaaaaaagacattgaaaagaaaaaaaatgaagattagaaaaataaatacaaataagggaaataaaaatcaaaaatacaactcTGTGAATCTTCTTGGAAGCCCTCAAAAGCACACAagatgtcaaataaaatgaacatttgcgCAGCAAAGCGTTTCAAGACGGCAGCAAAATGCTACTTTGATGTGACTACTAATCAAGCCCCAGAGGGatcattaaagaaaaaaaaaaaaaggaagtcacTGCATCCTCTTGCCAGGGCTGACAGTGCAGCGGCACGTGCGAGCTTTCAACCCTTTATGGAGCAAGATGACGTCATCATGGTGCTCCTACCAAATACTCAATGGCCAAAACACGTTAGGCAAatgtggaacctccaaagttgacaaTCTGGTGTTGTCATTTGAAGAATGGAAATATGTCATGAATGAATCTGTTCCATTTGTCATATTGTTTCAATATAAGTGCTGTGCTCATTTTATAAGCAACAATGTTAATGGGTCAAAGTGACCCGCTCTTAGTTTATTCAAAATCTAGCATGGCATGATGGAAATTCCAATTTTTCACCAATTTAAAAAAGGGAAGGTTGCAATTTTccacccaaaaatgtttgtctcAGTTGTTAATACTATCAGTATAAACCTATCAAATCATCTtaaagcttttctttttcatttctacTAGATATCATTGAAGTAATTTTCACTCTAATAGGCTCACGAGGGCAGAAGCTGGTGAGTCGGAAGTCTCCCGAGATTTGGTTTGAAGTTTGAGCCACATTCTCTGGAAAATAAAACTCCCGCTATGCAGCACTTTCGTGCCATTCGACCATGGAGGTTCCACTCGGAGTTGATTTCTTTCAAAAAGCCGACGGTTAAGATGGCTGAGTGGGAAGACAGAGCTAACGGGCGAGAGGCTCCGCGAGGCGCCACTGCCACTGCGCACTCACGGGATGTGCCGTCGGAGCCGGCGGAGGCTCCCGGGCCCGGGCGAGACTCCGGGAGGGGCGGGGGCAGCGGGTCCACGACGATGTCTAAATCAGACACCTTCCAGGGGCCGCCGGGGGACTTTGGCACGCCGCCGTCTGCGAGCGTCCACCCCACGCCCGCAAACCCATCGAGACAGAAACATCACGCACCGCCACGACCAGCGCGGTGCACAGAGACACATGAAAGGagaggaaaaagtggaaggaggGGAGAAAGTCAGAGTGTAGACGACaagaacagcacacacacaggaagagaGCAGAGTTAGAGAGGAGGAAGGAAACCACAGGAGATTCAAGTACGGGTGGAAAACATCAAGCAGGAGGTCAGGTAGAGGGGCGACACGGGGACACAGTCGTTC of Phyllopteryx taeniolatus isolate TA_2022b chromosome 18, UOR_Ptae_1.2, whole genome shotgun sequence contains these proteins:
- the ppp1r13bb gene encoding protein phosphatase 1, regulatory subunit 13Bb isoform X2; translation: MMPMILTVYLSDGEQAMTEVPITPETTCRDVVEFCKEPGESGCHLAEVWRSNERAIPFEHMMYEHLQKWGPRKQEVKFFLRHEDSPTESSDQGSQQSQDQTSRRSGNAGEKHNENGVGNPRVELTLSELQEMAARQQQQIEAQQQMLVAKEQRLRYLKQQERRQQQTATESEKLQRLKERVESQEAKLKKIRAMRGQVDYSKVINGNLSAEIEQVSGLFQEKQAELQAAVLRVEQLSLQLEDLRRGKLNGIQTALGGQVAGTAALELRKLYQELQIRNKLNQEQNSKLQQQKELLNKRNMEVTLMDKRISELRERLYKKKAELNRGNGPPSPQPAAGTLGRVAAVGPYIQVPAPTRQDPSYALPPEPLKPQTLGVNNQANQGRAKSDGGVPKSPGGPWKVSDLDIVVDPLPPPLPESRPGPGASAGSDGTSPSDAGWPPVGKTGASLKPPERRDSDSQAKTPPSGPPAASSTEKVPDSKMAVSSPSISKPQPPPYGSHLSSANSASSLERRKDAPPPPRQLPNPPAPAWPRAPPATGSSSQQIQQRISVPPSPTFQHHAPLFPPGACERADPPPAAAVRPFIPDRGSRPQSPRKGPATMNSSSIYHMYLQQAAPKSQPLKPALKAVYGKPVLPPNSTPPSPLPFVPAGGAFPLLQGPAGSGEDTPDGDAEDHEGLRHAEPSAPPPSVENIPRPLSPTKLTPMVHSPMRYQSDADLEVLRKKLANAPRPLKKRSSITEPEGPSGPNIQKLLYQRFNTLAGGIEGSVGSGGGNGAGDGTPFYQPANPPAFLGCDRAADTDNGNLPSDAPPPPPPPEAEELGSEASSIDPNDNQPLPPPPEGLLDPAEEEGPEEEDDDDDANNNLESAEALLPSPVLEVTSPEESGIVLTQPSRTNLKKPESERTGHGFRVKFNPLALLLDASLEGEFDLVQRIIYEVENPSTANDEGITPLHNAVCAGHHHIVKFLLDFGVNVNAADSDGWTPLHCAASCNSVHLCKLLVESGAAIFASTISDVETAADKCEEMEEGYIQCSQFLYGVQEKMGIMNKGTVYALWNYEAQNQDELSFGEGDAVTVLRRQDDSETEWWWAQLEDTEGYVPRNLLGLYPRIKPRQRTLA